A stretch of Henckelia pumila isolate YLH828 chromosome 4, ASM3356847v2, whole genome shotgun sequence DNA encodes these proteins:
- the LOC140894606 gene encoding ras-related protein Rab7-like: MPSRRRALLKVIILGDSGVGKTSLMNQYVNKKFSNQYKATIGADFLTKEVKFEDRLFTLQIWDTAGQERFQSLGVAFYRGADCCVLVYDVNVMKSFDNLNNWREEFLIQASPSDPENFPFVVIGNKIDVDGGNSRVVSEKKARAWCASKGNIPYFETSAKEGTNIEEAFQVIAKNALKSGEEEEMYLPDTIDVASGGQQRSGGCEC; the protein is encoded by the exons ATGCCATCTCGTAGAAGAGCGCTTCTCAAAGTCATCATTCTCGGCGACAGCGG GGTGGGAAAGACCTCTTTGATGAATCA GTATGTAAATAAGAAATTTAGCAACCAATACAAGGCCACTATTGGGGCAGATTTTCTGACCAAGGAAGTTAAGTTTGAGGACCGACTCTTCACTTTACAG ATATGGGATACAGCTGGCCAAGAAAGGTTTCAAAGTCTTGGGGTTGCTTTTTACCGTGGTGCTGATTGCTGTGTGCTTGTCTATGATGTCAATGTGATGAAATCATTTGATAATCTTAACAATTGGAGAGAAGAATTTCTTATTCAG GCAAGTCCATCAGATCCAGAAAATTTTCCATTTGTTGTGATTGGCAATAAGATCGATGTGGATGGTGGAAATAGCAGAGTG GTATCTGAGAAAAAGGCTCGGGCTTGGTGTGCCTCAAAAGGGAACATTCCCTACTTTGAGACTTCTGCCAAGGAAGGCACCAATATTGAAGAGGCTTTCCAAGTCATTGCGAAGAATGCCTTGAAAAGTGGCGAAGAAGAAGAAAT GTACTTACCCGACACGATCGACGTTGCAAGCGGCGGTCAGCAGAGGTCAGGTGGATGCGAGTGTTGA
- the LOC140861100 gene encoding uncharacterized protein yields MGPKTLVKGESPEDAENWMRRMKVCFREFRCNEEQNMETLDFLVEGRAQRWWSSASAPIIVARGLVTWADLRTAFQKLYFSLALRQAKTSELLGLRQGSMSIDEYQLKFFELLPYCTHISDNTEAKYSLFLQGLNSEIHDRVTVGNDMTYEGLVSRCHQAEDNIRCNKVAARACYICGSVDHFKRDCPKRSGQSGQASRMGSRMQSEKNDGTQDDFDG; encoded by the exons atgggtccgAAAACTTTGGTCAAAGGAGAGTCACCAGAGGATGCAGAGAACTGGATGCGACGTATGAAAGTTTGTTTCCGGGAGTTTCGATGTAATGAGGAACAAAATATGGAGACTCTCGATTTCCTCGTGGAGGGACGAGCACAGAGGTGGTGGAGTTCTGCGTCCGCACCTATCATCGTAGCACGAGGGTTGGTTACCTGGGCGGATTTGCGCACAGCTTtccagaaattatatttttctctaGCACTCCGACAGGCGAAGACTAGTGAGTTACTGGGTTTGCGGCAGGGATCGATGTCGATCGATGAATACCAATTGAAATTCTTTGAGCTATTGCCCTATTGTACTCATATTTCTGACAACACTGAGGCAAAGTACAGTCTGTTTCTTCAGGGTCTTAATTCGGAAATCCATGACCGAGTAACTGTGGGTAATGACATGACTTATGAGGGATTAGTTAGTCgatgtcatcaggcagaggacaacaTTCGATGCAACAA AGTAGCTGCTAGAGCTTGCTACATCTGCGGAAGTGTTGATCACTTCAAAAGAGATTGTCCCAAGCGTAGTGGACAGAGTGGGCAAGCATCTAGGATGGGATCTCGG ATGCAGTCAGAGAAGAATGATGGCACTCAGGATGATTTTGACGGATGA
- the LOC140860390 gene encoding SWI/SNF complex subunit SWI3D, which translates to MEEKRRDSAGTPPTAAIDAHTPASEPLTSSRRRGGAQKRKSASINSGGGTDPQATSSKRQAREKPPVVPFPPIHVNGPCTRARVQPNNGNSLSLEAADVNVESEAKAEELRRISENWEELEAEIEAEFEAIVSRDANAHVVPIHAGWFSWNKIHTLEERMMPSFFNGKLESRTTEIYMEIRNWIMRKFHFNPNSQIELEQLSELTVGDSDARQEVMEFLDYWGLINYHPFPKNEPVAAVTVDDDDDEDDEAGKDSLVEKLFRFETVESWTPVVTRTNMEMPSMSSGLLPESFIMEELNKSEGPSVGYHCNSCSTDCSRKRYHCQKQADFDLCAECFNNGKFGSDMSVSDFILMESGEFGGVSGGKWTDQETLLLLEAIELFRDNWSEIAEHVATKTKAQCILHFVQMPIGDVFFNSDDENDVVPKENGLQVSITAENSSPKADHDTDTDVKDVDEKTENEGDPTGTDNQTSSSPMEIPKPEEVDDSDKSLEFMENFTQKALKDAFEAVGSLSSPGDKLSFAEAGNPVMVLAAFLVRLVEPNVASASVHSFLKALSAKHSSEQLAARHCLPLEDPPDDEKKLADSEGAATETVEDEIQKDGSERADKQNEATPDSAVEGISIQDDDKEETKESTSKEHKVKKDASSEQKLVASTSSNKSEFRRKQSLKDAETSGVNHVKESDNGGSAVELCRSEAPPKNKNFTFNSEKKDTEPSLMSNSVTEKEKSTGDKEAKDHVSEKKNFLVTKNDRDINKLKRAAVTALSAAAVKAKLLADEEESQIRELAILLVEKQLHKLETKMAFFGDLENVVLRVREQLDRSKQRLFQERAQIIATRLGMPASARPTSHHLPPNRAAAPASNFPNQALRPLMGTNTLRPPTSRPTMAPNPASSTLMTINAAGSSMHTNSDKFSSFGAK; encoded by the exons ATGGAGGAAAAGCGAAGAGATTCCGCCGGAACCCCGCCGACGGCGGCCATAGATGCTCATACTCCGGCTTCGGAGCCTTTGACGTCGTCTCGGAGAAGAGGTGGTGCTCAAAAACGAAAATCGGCCTCCATCAATAGCGGCGGCGGCACAGATCCTCAAGCGACGTCCTCTAAGAGACAGGCTCGGGAAAAGCCGCCCGTGGTGCCTTTTCCTCCGATCCACGTCAATGGACCTTGCACTAGGGCTCGGGTTCAGCCTAACAATGGTAATAGTTTATCTCTGGAGGCAGCGGATGTGAATGTCGAATCGGAGGCGAAAGCGGAGGAGTTGAGGAGAATTAGTGAAAATTGGGAGGAGTTGGAGGCAGAAATTGAGGCCGAATTCGAAGCTATTGTATCGAGAGACGCGAATGCCCATGTGGTGCCTATTCATGCTG GTTGGTTTTCTTGGAACAAAATCCATACACTGGAGGAGAGGATGATGCCTTCTTTCTTCAATGGGAAATTGGAGAGTAGGACTACAGAAATATACATGGAGATACGCAATTGGATAATGAGGAAGTTCCATTTTAACCCGAATTCTCAAATTGAGTTGGAACAGCTTTCCGAGCTCACAGTTGGAGATTCGGATGCTAGACAAGAGGTGATGGAGTTCCTAGACTACTGGGGTCTGATCAATTATCATCCATTCCCAAAGAATGAACCTGTTGCTGCTGTTACTGTtgacgacgacgacgacgaaGACGATGAAGCAGGAAAGGACTCATTGGTTGAAAAACTATTTCGGTTTGAAACAGTGGAATCATGGACTCCTGTTGTTACTAGGACAAATATGGAGATGCCTTCCATGTCATCTGGATTGTTACCTGAATCTTTCATTATGGAAGAACTGAATAAGTCTGAGGGGCCTTCTGTCGGGTACCATTGCAATTCTTGTTCAACGGATTGTTCCCGGAAACGCTATCATTGTCAGAAGCAG GCAGATTTTGATTTATGTGCTGAATGCTTCAACAATGGAAAGTTCGGTTCGGATATGTCTGTGTCAGATTTCATTCTCATGGAATCAGGTGAATTCGGCGGTGTGAGTGGAGGCAAATGGACAGATCAAGAGACTCTTTTACTCCTTGAAGCAATTGAGTTATTCAGAGATAATTGGAGTGAGATTGCTGAGCATGTGGCCACAAAGACAAAAGCTCAGTGTATACTGCACTTTGTCCAAATGCCGATTGGAGATGTGTTCTTCAATAGTGATGATGAAAACGATGTGGTTCCTAAAGAAAATGGATTACAAGTTTCCATCACTGCCGAAAATTCATCTCCTAAAGCTGACCACGACACAGATACTGATGTTAAAGATGTCGATGAGAAAACAGAAAATGAGGGTGATCCCACTGGCACTGACAACCAGACCTCATCCAGCCCAATGGAAATCCCAAAACCAGAAGAAGTTGATGATTCAGATAAGAGTCTTGAATTTATGGAAAACTTTACACAGAAAGCCCTGAAGGACGCATTTGAAGCTGTGGGTTCTCTATCTTCACCAGGAGATAAACTATCATTTGCTGAGGCGGGTAATCCAGTGATGGTATTG GCAGCATTTTTAGTGCGATTGGTGGAACCTAATGTTGCAAGTGCCTCGGTTCATAGCTTTTTAAAAGCTTTATCTGCCAAACATTCCAGCGAACAACTCGCTGCTAGACACTGTTTACCTTTGGAAGACCCACCAGATGACGAGAAAAAGCTGGCAGACTCTGAAGG TGCTGCTACTGAAACTGTTGAGGATGAAATTCAAAAAGATGGGAGTGAACGGGCTGACAAGCAGAATGAGGCAACACCTGATTCAGCTGTTGAGGGTATTAGCATTCAAGATGATGACAAGGAAGAAACTAAGGAATCTACCTCTAAAGAGCATAAAGTGAAAAAGGATGCTTCCTCTGAACAGAAACTTGTTGCTTCTACTAGTAGTAACAAATCTGAATTTCGAAGGAAACAGTCTCTAAAAGATGCTGAAACATCCGGTGTCAATCATGTGAAAGAATCAGATAATGGAGGTTCAGCTGTGGAGTTGTGTCGGTCTGAAGCTCctccgaaaaataaaaattttacatTTAACTCAGAAAAGAAAGACACAGAACCTTCTTTGATGTCAAATTCAGTGACGGAAAAAGAAAAAAGCACAG GTGACAAAGAAGCTAAAGACCATGTTAGTGAAAAGAAGAATTTCCTGGTTACTAAAAATGATCGTGATATCAACAAATTAAAGCGTGCTGCAGTGACTGCCCTTTCAGCCGCAGCAGTGAAAGCAAAGCTCCTAGCAGACGAAGAGGAAAGTCAAATTCGTGAGCTTGCCATATTACTGGTAGAAAAACAG TTGCACAAACTCGAAACAAAAATGGCCTTCTTTGGTGACTTGGAAAATGTGGTTTTGCGTGTTAGAGAACAGTTGGATAGGTCCAAACAGAGGCTTTTCCAAGAGAGAGCACAGATTATCGCGACACGACTTGGGATGCCAGCATCTGCTCGCCCTACTTCACACCATTTACCGCCCAACAGAGCAGCAGCACCAGCATCTAATTTTCCGAACCAGGCATTAAGACCCTTGATGGGAACGAACACCCTAAGACCACCCACTTCACGACCAACAATGGCCCCAAATCCTGCTTCAAGCACTTTAATGACCATAAATGCTGCAGGAAGTTCGATGCATACCAATTCAGACAAGTTCTCTTCATTTGGCGCAAAGTAG